The genomic stretch GGGTGAAAGGCAGCCTGGGGCAGCGCAAGGCGAGGAGGCTGCTTCTCGCTGCAGAGCATGTGCCTGGGGCCTGCGGGTCCTCAGGGCCGCCGCCGGAGGGGAACGTGCCCTGGAAGCGGTGTCCCTCTTGTGCAGTTGGCGCCCGCGGCCACGACCAGGCTTCTGGACAGTGACCACACCTGCCCCGCTCCAGAAGCGCAGACCCCTGCCCTTGAGAGCAGCGCAGGGATCTGTCCCTACGCCTCCAGGCTGCTGCCGCACGCCTTTAACAGGCCGTGTAAAAATGCTGGTAGTTGAGGCAAACCGTTTTGGAAGAGAAGTGTGAAGGCCAGTGAGGTCTGCCATGGGGAGATTTTTAGAATTCTTAGGGTGCAGTTACtgacattttgctttttaaaatccaggtcattatttctttttgaaaattagttATTTTGTTAGGCTATTTTTGGTATTTACACTTACTTCTTTGCATTAAGATTAGCATATGTGCTACTTAAGAtttctaagtaaataaataccatTTTGGAAACTAACAAGTGATTTCCAGGCCTCAGTTCTTGACTTCAGGAGACACTCCGCAAAGGTTTAGTTCCCGGGAGGCGCTGGGGCTTCCACCGAGTGCTCGTGGGGAAGGTGGCCTGGGGAAGGTGGCCGTGCGCCTGTCTCTTGGCAGGAAGAAACGTTACAGGTTCAGTCTGAGGGGATCATTatattgtttttcctcttttattttttcccaccaGGGATGCAGTAATTAAATGCTTTTCTTCACTCCTGAGTTGAAAACCAGAAACTCTGAAAAGACCATTTGAAAGTTGATGTTCTGTTTGTGGTGAAGTATACTTTTCCTGGTACAGTAGTCACTCAAAAAACAACCGCACTGACCGGTTAAGACCATTTGTGTACTGATAAAAACTACTTGCTGATTAAACTCTTCAATGCTTGTGACGTTAAACTCACTGTGTGTCTGCCATTAATGTGCTCTTCCAAAGATGAGATTTTTAATCATTGCCATTTGTAAATGATTTTTAGCCAGTTTGTTTAATCTTTTCTAAGCAACATTTGAGATGTGAACATTTAAGGATAGACCTGTGCTGCAAGATAGATTCAGTTCTGGCggttttaaaatgtctacatttaaaaaaatgtctttttaaaataaaaactgtaaatgtGAAAGTTTTTACTTTAAGCTAAAAATTGTGtattatatgtaataaaaataatatataaatctttacaattttgaaataaacccacacttggAAAAACAGCATTTTCTTGGTCAGACTTAAGTTTTAAGTGGGGGGCACACTGATTCAGTTGAATAAATTCAGCTTGGGCACTGTGCGCTTTTCCTGTGGGAAAGCGAGTGAGGTGCACTCCCTGCCCTGATAACTCGATTGAGGGTAAATGTGGGAAAGACACGGTGCTGAGTCACGGGGAGAGCGTTTGTGAGTGGTGGCTCAGGGCACAGCCTGAAAGCAGAGCCTGCCGGGCCATCCCCAGGAGGCTGTCACACTGCGGCTGGCGCGGAGGCAGGTGGAGGGCTGACCGCCCGGCCCTGGTGGCCCCGACACGGGAAGAAGCCGCCTCACCCCGGcccggagggaggagggggcgggcggCGCCTACGGCAGCCTGCTTGGCAGGGCTGGAGCCTCCGGGAGAGGTAGCCCTGCTCCCGGCCTCCTCTCAGCTCCTCCCTGCCCAGCGCCCTCAGCCCGGCACTGGCCTGGGTCAGGTGACTCAGCCTCAGAAAGGCACCTGCGGGAAGGGGGCCCAGGTGCCTGCCTGGTGCAGTGGGAAGCCCTGCTCAGTCCTGGCGACGGGGGCCGGGAAAGGAGGGGCCTGTGAGGGGCGAGGGCAGCGTTTCTTCTTGGTGGCTGTGGAGAGTGTTCTGGAGGGGCCGCCTGGAGCCGAGAGCTGTGCCAGGGAGGAGGCGATGCCGGGCAGGAGCAGGCCAGGTACTCGGTATCGCTGAAGTAGGGAGCCGGTGGGAGGAGCCGACCGGGACGGAGTCCAGGGCCAGCCTGGGGAGGACAGGGAAGCCAGGCACTGGTGTGGGACTGAGGGGGTGAGTGAGCAGGGACCGCACCAGGGGTGGTGACACATGAAAACGCAACAGTCTTGCTCCCAAAGTGGTCCCAGTTCTGGGAGAGGCAGGCACATTCCTGTTGGACGGTGTGGTGTCTGTGGTTACGAGCCACCGCGTATCTtgggggctcagggagggcagaggtggagcacggggaggagggggaggacgGCGCACAGGGAGCAGGGACGCGGCGTGTGTGGAGGCCATGCTGGAGTTCGACCCTGCAAGCAgcggggagctgggaggaggaggatgccCTTTCAATTAGTGGAGGACACAGCAGTAGAGATCTCGGTCCTCAGGAGAGACGAGGGGACGGCAGTCGTGTGCCCGCAGCCTCCAGGCACCTCCTCCCAGTCAGACCCTGGggccctgccctccttcctggTCAAGGGGGCAGACTGGCGGAGATGGGCAACTCACCAGGGCGGCAGGGCCAGCGTGGCCGGGGCGGGCTTGGACGAGGCTTGTCTGCGTCCAGAGTTTGGgctctcccctgccctctgcctccagaTCCCCGCGTCCTGCTCCTCTGTGTCCGTGCCTCAAACCACCCCAAGCAGAAAGAGCTGGGAATCTTACTAAGAAATAGCTCTAATTTCACTGCTTCCAGACGGACtgtgttcttttaattgaaatgcTATAACTTGCTCAGCTTGGTCCTGCATGAGTGGTCGGGCTCGGCCAGACCGAAGCGAGGGTCTGCTAGGGGTCAGCACAAGAGAGGGGCAGTGGGCAGGCAGCAGACACACCTTATCCTGGACAGTGTCTTCATCTTTAGACAGAGGCCGCCGCTGGAGTCACACTTGGAGCGCCGTGTCCCCAGAGCTGGCTGGAAGCACACTGCTGTACTGTGCAGACAGTCCGAGCGCAGGATACAGGGCAGCTTGGGGTTAGGTGTCCACCGTGGAGGTGGGGGCATGGCCTCAGGGCAGCGAAGAGAGTTACTCCGTCCGGGGAGATGGCGCAGGAGGGTGACCCCTGGGACAGCGAGGCTGTTTCCCAGCTGGTCGGAGCTCTGGCTTCGTGGAGATGCCCTGTCCAGCCCAGGCGGCTACAGCACTGACGCTCCCGGAGTCGGGGCTGGAATGCAGGTCTGGCCACATAGCTGGTCCATCCCCATCCCTACGGGGGAGGAGGGACATCGCCGTGGGCTTCAGAGCCCATGGGCGTGAGTGGGACATGGTGCACGTGTGTCCCCCGCAGGATGGGACAGTGAGAGAGGTCTGCCCATGCCCGTGCTAGGCACTGTGAAAGTCACAGGTCAGTCTTGTTAATCTCAGGGAGAATTCGTCAGGCTCTTCCCTGCACACTTCATCAGGACCGGCGTCCCCTCTGGGAGGGGGCCTGTCGTGGTCAGAGGTCCAGATCCTTAGCAGGCTTGTCCGCACGTGTCCCCACCCTGGTGTTCCTATTTCCCACTGTGGCCCTTACCTCCAGGTCTCCGGCTCGTCCTGCAGCTGGTGGACAGCGTGGAGGCCACACCCCGGACACGTGTCCCTGCTGCCCTCTCCGTCTCGCTGAGGGGTTCGTGCCAAGGTTCACAGGCGGGTTGGTGGAAAGGCTTCACCTCCCCCGCCACTGCAGGACTGTTTCTGTATTCCGTTGCTTTTGCCAGCTCCTCAAAGGCATTCCCCCCCAAGAGTTGAAGTCTGCCATGAACACAGGGCCCTCTCAGGTTGGAGGCCCTGGCAGCTGTCAGAAGGGGAGCAGAGCTCGGTGACCCCACGATGGCCCGCAGCCTGGACAGTCTGGAGGGCAGGCAGCTCCCCCACGTCCAGCTGTTTGCACTTGGACAAGGTGCTGGCCTCTGTAAGCTTCCACTTCCTTATCTCAAGAAGACGTCTGACAGGAGGCTCTGCTGGTACCTGCTGGACACGGGGGTGAGCCCTGCCTGGCCACGGCACCCAGCAGATAGGACGTTAAAAAGGGCCGTGGGCATCTGAAAAGCTGCTTTATGCTCATCTCTGTGAGCCTCTGGGACATAACGCTAGGTACCCGAGTGGTCCCAGAGCGGCCCTCAGGATGGCGGGACAGGGGCGTCCAGCCCCACAGGCTCGACAGCACCAGGACTGCCGTGCAGGAGTCCGGCAGAGACGGCAGGATGCGGTGCGGAGCCTGTCCTGCTGGTGATGGCAGTAATGACAAGTCCTTGGGGTGGCCTCACAGGCCCTGGCGGTCAGTGACTGGTGTCCTGTCAGGAACTGGCTGGGGAGTGATGGGCTGGCCCTCCATGTGGCGGCGTCCACAGAAGGCCTGTAGGGGTCTGCGGGGGACCCGCCCCAGAGACAGGGGTGAGGTGAGGAAACAGCTGGGTCCCGGCCTGCAGACCCCTCCACCCCCCATCCCGGGAACGCTGGGACCCAGGGAACGCGGACTCGGCTGTTCTTCCCTTGAACGTTAAACAAACCCCCCGACTTGCAAACTAGCTGTGACAACATTCACAAGGCCACTCAAAACCACGCTCGGCTTTTACAAAGCCGCCTGACCGCGGCCGTAGCACGCGCGGTGCTGGGGTGAAGGCCCCGGCACGTGCAGAGTCCCTGTGCTGGGACCTTCCGACGGGTGACAGAGCGCCTTCCTCAGCTGACATGCTGCCACCCTTACTTTCAGCATCTTCCTTTCAAGTGAATTATTTAAGGAACAACTTCACAAGCAGATTGCTTTtgcgggagggagggagcgcaGGAAACCGCCTGGCTTGCGTGGGGAACGTCCGGCGCCTGTGTTTACTGTGGAACAGGACGCGGAGGCGACGGGGCCGCAGCCGACACTGAGCGCTCTGCTGGAGAAGGCACCCTCCCCGAGGCCGCGGGGAGGCGCACCTGCTGGGTAACAGCGACCGTGCCCCCCAGGGCGGCTCAGACTACTCGGGTTTCTGTCCTCGCCTCGTTTTCTTCCACTCTGCCGGGACCTCGCTGCCTGATCCCATCTCTCCAGGCTAGGTTCCCACAAGTGTCCGTGGCCCAGGGTTTCTGAGCCAGCGCTCAGCACACAGGTTCCACACACAGTATGAGCTTCAGAgccactgcttctccctgcccTAAGGGGACACTGTGTGTGCCTTTGATATAGCTAAAACCCAAACTTCGCAAGAAAAAGATGTCGCAGACCCTAAGGCATGCCATTTCTAATCGCGCAGCCTCTGACTTCCGCACGATCACATGTTTTTATTCGCTTCACTTTTTCCCAGGTTGTTACAGGAAGGCACCGAGTATTAAGTTTTGCTTTCAAAGTGGAGGACGTGGCTACCAGCCAGGATGAGGGTTAGGGACATCAGAGTGGGTTCATTCTGTAACCCGGCAGGCGCTGCAGCAACTGTCCACGTGTGGCCCAGGCCAGGGACATGCCTGGGGTCCCCGGGGCCCTTTCAGGGTCTACTTTGGTAATAACCCGTAGACACCGCACCTCTCACTCTATCTACCTTGAGTGCACAGCAGAGTCACACATCTGCAGGCCTGTGATCGCACAAGGATCAAGCCCAGAGCCGCCACTCatctttgatttgtttgttttagaaaatattattttcattaaatgtattaataaacATCTCTTTAGAGTCTCAGTTTAAATTTCTAACAAGGTTAACATCAGTAGATAGAGGCCACGAAACAGAAGCTCTTTGGGTCCCAAGAGCGTAAAGCCGTCTGCAGGCCCACCGGCACCGAGCGGAGGGCGTGCCCTGGGGTCTCACCGCCTCTGCAGGGCTCACCCTAGCCGCGGGCTGGATGCGGCTCCCTGGGCAACCcgtggtttcctcatctgtaagatgcaAGTATTCCTGGTTCTTCTCTTGTCAGGTTCTCATGAGGTTCCAATGAAGTAATCCAGATAAAATGGGTTATTACCTTAAtgatggaaaagagaaagaatctaaAGTAAGTAACATCTGAACAACTTCCTAAATGTTTTCTACTCCCAAAGCCTTTCATAGTAACAGACCAATGTTAGAAGAAatttagggtttttaaaaaaattattggccAAGTTCTCTATTTCTCAGTAAtaaaataggatttttaaaactagaattagctttccatgttttaaaattcagatttagtTTTAGTTCTAGGCATTGGAGTAGTTACCTCTACATCAAGTACAGTGCTTTGActcaaaatacagaaacaaagtaCAGAATATGGGAGGAAGTGGgtgtaattaagaaaataatactgATGAGTTTTCCTTTATGAAATTTTCTGAACACGGAAGTACATGTCTTCGCAGAAATAAGACCTTAGCAAGctaatgaggaaaatgaaaacaatggccACTTTGCTGGTGTCACGGTGTGATCATCACTGTCATCTAATGAGCCCGCAGCTCCACGGCGCGGACACAGCGCAGGCAGCGCACGCGCGTTCTGGATGGTGTCGGGGGCCCGGGTGGTGAAGGGGGGGCACGCCCACGGCCGTTTGGGGTCGTCACACTACAGTCTCCGTAATTTTCAGTTCGAACCTGTGGAACAGTTACCCTCCACTTTCCCTGGATATGCTCctcttggtattttattttagtgaCAAATATTTTCCGCATACATTTTATTCATTCTGGAAATATTAAGGGTTGTTTCAGTGAAAAGTCTTTGTCCACACACTGACTCTGACAGAAAAGTAGGAGGAAAAAAGTACCATTAATTTCCAAATAGTGGAAAATTATAGTTACTGttcatttgaaatttgaaaataaatgtaatctGAAAATTAAATATCATGAGTAAAAGATCAGAACCATTCTGAGTACCTATATTTGATTTTGCTTAAATGACCTTTCAAATCAACCAGCTTACTGGAAATAGTAAGTTTCATACCCTCAAGATGAAATGTAATCGTGTGTTTTAGAGATCAACCCTTGTGCTCTGGTGATCCCAGAGAGGGCTGTGAAGCAGGTTAGCTGGGCACAGGGTTCCAGTACTCCAGTTTTACTGTGTCATGTATAGTTTATCCCCATTGCTGTGTTCTGGGCATGTTATGCAAAATCCCACGTAAATTATGAGTTAAACTGGACTGTATTTCTTGACTAATCACTTTTCCATCACATCCCCTATTTTGAACGTAAGTTTGGCTGTGTGCTCCTGGGGTGACCCTCCTTACTGATAACTGCCACCGGCCAGTCAAGTCAACCAAACAGAATGTGTAACGGATTCCTCAACAGCCAGCCCACCAGTGACAGGGAGGAGACACCTGCTGCTTTCCCACGCCCCCTTCAGGCCCACGCGGGTCTTCCTAGCCTCCACTTCAAGGGGCTGGAGGCTTCAGGTGGACAAAGTCGCTGGCAGGGGGCAGTGATGTTGTCATCTGGATGCTTCAGCAGAGTCTGAGGACCAGAGTGCCTTCAGAAATGCTAACTCCTCCGTCGCTCCGGGGCAGTGGCCCACCATGAGGTATGGGGCCTCCTGGAAGCCCACAGGGGTGCTTATGGGGCCCTCCggggggagagagggggcaggAACGCCCTTCCAGCCTGGGTGGGTGATGGGCGGGGAGTGCTCAGCATTTACTTTTCCGCCCCAGAGGTCAGGCTGACTCCAGCTCCCCGAGCCTCCAAGTTTCTGGGCTGGGCCGAGATGCGGGGGGACCTGGACGGCACCGGTGACCAGACTGGTGGGGGTGTGGGTGTCAGTCTGAGGACTCTCACTTTCTCTCGGAGGAAAATGCCGGGTCTCTGCCGCAGTGGAGCGGAGGGTGCTCCTCACCCCATCAGCCTGGCCGCAGACTTTCCTCCTCTGCAGTGTGACggcaggggtgggggcctggCACCCCACTGCTGGGACCGAGGCGCATCTCCGTCCCAAGGGAGCTTTGTGGTGCTGGGAGATGCTGCCACACCTGAGCCTGTGCCCCAGGAGAGTGGAGGTAAGTCAGAGCAGCTGGGAGAGTGCCGGCCACAGAGCACTCCAGTCAATATACACGAGCTGTGGTGACCATGAGACTGCCGACCCACgctcacctcccacccccaactgTCACCACTTCTTGAACACCCTCAGAGTTAGAAACAGGCAGAAGAGAAACCCAATCGCTGACATTGTTACAGCTTTTGAACTGCTGGGGCCCACAGTCAAATCTCTGGGTGTCCAGCTCCATCTGGGGCTGTGCCCGCGAGAAGTGGTACCCGACAGCCCTCTCCTCATCCTCTCCCGTCTTAGCGGCCTCACCTCACCCTTGTCCTCTGCACTCCTGGCAGGAGTCGCCACCTGCTGCCACCGCTTACAAAACTAGTCCACACCTGCCCAGAAATACTGAGACTTGGAATGAAATGTATGTGTGATTTCAACACGGACAACAGGGATTTTCTGACCTGAACCATCTCACACGTATCCGCCCTGAGCTGCCCTGAGCTGTGGGAAGAGACAGGTTACCCTTGAGGCTCTGGCAGGGAAGGGGACAGCAGGGAGCCCTGTCCTGAAGCTGTGTTTGCATATTTTATGGAGAACATGTAAATGTGGGCAAGATCTGAGGGTGCGGGTTATGGGGCCTAAGTACCCCTCTGCGCCCAGCTGAAGTGAGAAGTTTCCCTTTGCTGTGCTCTGACCCTGTGGCCACCTCAACTGGGGACACATGGGACTAGGAAGGAGGGACAGTGGCCAGTGTCCTTGTGGCCACCAAGAGCAGGGAGGTGCTGGTGCTGCAACGAGAGGCAGTGGGGAGCTGGGCAGCGCTGCTGGGATGGTTGGCCCAGGTCACAGCTGAGTTTACCCACGTTCGATGCTCTGAGCTAACCTGGGGCCGTAACCAACACAACCTAATTATGTTCCTGAGTTAGACCAGGAAGGCGTATACTATGGCAAATGTTTTTCGGAGATGAGATCTAAACAACTGACAATTCTCGGCACAGAACGCAGGGACTGCTTATATGAAACTTCGACTTTATGATGCATTACTTTGTAATTACTCAACTAAttattcatttagcaaacatCTGAATATTGTAGGAATGTTTTCGTGGCTCTACCATTAGAATCTAAGTTGACACTGAAGATGTCTCATTCATTTTGAACCACTgtcagagaaataaatattttcctttgctcACAGGAATCACTCATTAAAAGAACTTCAAGTCTGATAGCTTCTGTATCATTATATAACTGAAACTGGCCCATTTTGCCTACTCAAGGAAAACTAGGTTGTTAATCTTAAAATGACTGTCTTTCAGCAGCTGCATCAACCTTATGGAAAACACAAAACCAGAAAGATTCTCTGATTTTCCCCCACCTCTTAAGTTCCAGCCAGCTTTCTTCTCTGATACATGAATGCGAGGCCAGCCCTGCCAGATGTACCCTCCGCTGTCTCCCACCATCTTAAAGGCACTGAGAGGTTGTACAGGATTTTCTCTCCAACGTGCAAAGACTCCGCCTAGGACTTGGGACACGCCCGGTTCTCCCCGCCTCTGATGGATTAAAACTAGCCCCTGGCGGTGGAAGGCCAGCTGGGTAGCCTCTCTGGTCCCAGTAGATCTGACACCAGCCAGGCGCAGCTGCACCTCGCTCCGCCGCGTCCTCGGCCACCGCGCTCAGCTCCTCCTCCCACCGTAGCGTCTCGCTCGGCTTGGACCAGGCGGTGCCCCTACTTGTCGCTGCCGGGCGGCCCCGGGGGCCGTCCTCGTCGTGCGGGGCGAGGAGACCCCGAGTCTGGGCAGAGCCCCCGGccccggaaggaaggaaggaaggaaggaagaaaagaaggaacgaaggaaggagggaaaggtgCCTGGGCGTAAAGCCCCTGAGTGTGAGCGCCAGGACGTGAGGAAGCCGGAGATGCTGCGGCTGGACGGAGGTGGGTGCGGAGGGAGGACCAGGGGCCGACTCCGGCCAAGCACGGGGAGGGCGCCGCGCTCCGCGCACCCGAGACTAAAGCCGCCCCTCTCCTTCCAGGGCACTGACGACCCGCCGGGTCAGCATCGTCATGCCGTTCCCGCccttgccgccgccgccgcccacccccgccccggggGTCCCCGCCGCGCGCCCGCTGCCCCGGAAGCCCAGCGCCCCCCGCAAGGTGGCAGCGCCCGCCTGCGCCCCGCCTGGCCCCTCGCCGCCCGCCGCGGCCGCGGAGAAGAAGAGGCGGCCCCCCGAGAGGCCCCCGGTGCTGTTGTCCAGCTCCTGGCCCTCCGCCACCCTGCGGAGGCCGCCGGCCCGCCGcgcccccggcccggcccctcCGCGcgccccaccccaggccgcgcCCGGCCGCCCGCGCGCCTCCGCCCCGTGTGCGCCCCGGCCGGCGGGCTCCGGCGACGGCTCCGCGGGGACCACGGCCTCGGGGGGCGGGCCCGACGCCGCCCTGCGCTTCTCCCTGAGCCTCACGCCCGAGGCCGTCCTGCTCATCCAGAGGCGTCATCTGGAGAGGCAGCTGCTGGCGCGGCCCCGCCGGGCGCTCCCCGGGCCCTCCGCCGACGCCGGGCGCCTGCTGTCCCCCAGGTCCCGGGCCCGAGCCGCGGGCCtcggccgccgcccgccctcGCCCGGCGCGCAGCAGACCCCCGACCCCGGCGCGCGGCCCGCCGACCTGCGCCCGCTGCTCAAGGTGTCGCTGCTCAACGAGCGGCACAAGTACGACGACGTGGAGTACGAGGAAGAGGCCGAGGCCGCCGACGAGGGCCTGGTGCGGAAGTGCACCGAGTGGCTGCGCGGCGTGGAGTCGGCGGCCGCGGCGCGCGACCGCGCGGGGCCCCTGGCCGCGCTGCCGCACCTGAGCAC from Camelus bactrianus isolate YW-2024 breed Bactrian camel chromosome 8, ASM4877302v1, whole genome shotgun sequence encodes the following:
- the LOC123615511 gene encoding proline-rich protein 18 → MPFPPLPPPPPTPAPGVPAARPLPRKPSAPRKVAAPACAPPGPSPPAAAAEKKRRPPERPPVLLSSSWPSATLRRPPARRAPGPAPPRAPPQAAPGRPRASAPCAPRPAGSGDGSAGTTASGGGPDAALRFSLSLTPEAVLLIQRRHLERQLLARPRRALPGPSADAGRLLSPRSRARAAGLGRRPPSPGAQQTPDPGARPADLRPLLKVSLLNERHKYDDVEYEEEAEAADEGLVRKCTEWLRGVESAAAARDRAGPLAALPHLSTL